A single genomic interval of Arachis duranensis cultivar V14167 chromosome 7, aradu.V14167.gnm2.J7QH, whole genome shotgun sequence harbors:
- the LOC107458297 gene encoding RING-H2 finger protein ATL63-like encodes MQTQNKSSNSLSQLAQSMFSSNNTIMLVAIVSLLLVILFVLLLHLYAKCFLSHSHPPPQQPPRRRRRRRHRHRATLPAFQGPPQFQFHHLLVEDSPFATKGLDSATVSAIPVFVYEAEKKRKTEQEEDREELECVICLSGFEEGEMGRTLPKCGHAFHVECIDMWLSSHCNCPICRAPVVHQNDTGSVDDEDDDGVVQIVIGTPSYEISESENGNNDEDNNSVSVSGSETSYSSSSSSLLLGCSFKRMLRKKY; translated from the exons ATGCAAACACAAAACAAGTCATCTAACTCACTGAGTCAACTCGCTCAGAGCATGTTCTCATCCAACAACACCATCATGCTTGTCGCCATTGTTTCTCTTCTCCTTGTAATTCtcttcgtccttctcctccatcTCTACGCCAAATGCTTCCTCTCTCACTCTCACCCACCACCTCAACAACCTCCCCGCCGTCGCCGTCGCCGCCGCCATCGCCACCGTGCAACTCTCCCTGCCTTCCAGGGTCCACCCCAGTTCCAGTTCCACCACTTGCTCGTGGAGGACTCACCCTTTGCCACCAAAGGACTCGATTCCGCTACGGTTTCAGCGATTCCCGTGTTTGTGTACGAAgcagagaagaagaggaaaacagAGCAAGAAGAAGACAGAGAGGAATTAGAATGTGTGATTTGTTTGAGCGGTTTCGAAGAAGGTGAAATGGGAAGAACATTACCAAAATGTGGACACGCTTTTCACGTGGAATGCATTGATATGTGGCTGAGTTCTCATTGTAACTGTCCCATTTGTAGAGCTCCTGTTGTTCATCAGAATGATACGGGTTCtgttgatgatgaagatgatgatggtgtGGTTCAGATTGTTATTGGTACTCCGAGTTATGAGATTAGTGAGAGTGAGAATGGGAACAATGATGAGGATAATAATTCAGTTTCAGTTTCAGGTTCAGAAACttcatattcttcttcttcgtcctcTTTGTTGTTGGGGTGTTCTTTCAAGAGAATGCTGAGAAAG AAATATTGA